Proteins found in one Arthrobacter pascens genomic segment:
- a CDS encoding siderophore-interacting protein: MKTRDIASTEPMTLAFEVTVSSVQELSSNFRRITFGGYSLRDFGVHGDTMDLRIKLMIPSLAEDGTPLPLPVFEMSQSGWYREWLAMDPAVRGSMRTYTVRRSRLDSVYPEIDVDFVMHFDSDGNGGPAANWALNAKPGDAINIIGPNNRAAHCVTAEIYSGIEWRPGMAQRVLLAGDETAIPAISAILESLPAYMTGHAFLEVPEAGDFLDLKTRADVEITWLARGAAIGRSRPHGEMLQEAVRLAVPVPGWVAIKASDGGAGPEPEDVNVDVDILWETPARMDTAAIGATKNPDMPAGAMPFYAWIAGEAAVIKDMRRYLVRDVGIDRKQVAFMGYWRQGKAEV, from the coding sequence ATGAAGACCCGCGATATTGCCTCCACCGAGCCCATGACCCTGGCGTTCGAGGTCACCGTTTCCTCCGTACAGGAGCTGAGCTCCAACTTCCGCCGGATCACGTTCGGCGGCTATTCACTGCGTGACTTCGGCGTCCACGGGGACACCATGGACCTGCGGATCAAACTCATGATCCCGTCCCTGGCCGAGGACGGCACCCCACTTCCGCTCCCGGTCTTCGAAATGTCCCAGTCGGGCTGGTACCGGGAGTGGCTGGCCATGGACCCGGCAGTCCGCGGCTCCATGCGCACCTACACTGTGCGCCGGTCCCGGCTCGATTCGGTGTACCCGGAGATCGACGTGGACTTCGTGATGCACTTTGACTCGGACGGCAACGGCGGCCCGGCCGCTAACTGGGCCCTCAACGCCAAGCCGGGGGATGCCATCAACATCATCGGACCCAACAACCGGGCCGCACACTGCGTTACCGCGGAGATCTACTCCGGCATCGAATGGCGGCCGGGAATGGCCCAGCGTGTCCTCCTTGCCGGCGACGAAACTGCCATCCCCGCGATCTCCGCCATCCTCGAGAGCCTGCCCGCGTACATGACCGGCCACGCATTCCTTGAGGTGCCGGAGGCGGGTGACTTCCTGGATCTCAAGACGCGCGCCGACGTCGAGATCACCTGGCTTGCCCGCGGCGCGGCCATCGGCCGCTCCCGCCCGCACGGTGAGATGCTCCAAGAAGCCGTCCGCCTGGCCGTTCCGGTGCCGGGCTGGGTGGCGATCAAAGCCTCCGACGGCGGCGCAGGCCCCGAGCCGGAGGACGTCAACGTGGATGTGGACATCCTCTGGGAGACCCCTGCGCGAATGGACACCGCGGCGATCGGTGCCACCAAGAACCCGGACATGCCGGCAGGCGCCATGCCTTTCTACGCCTGGATCGCCGGTGAAGCAGCCGTCATCAAGGACATGCGGCGGTACCTGGTGCGGGATGTGGGGATCGACCGGAAGCAGGTTGCGTTCATGGGGTACTGGCGTCAGGGCAAGGCCGAGGTCTAG